Proteins found in one Anopheles aquasalis chromosome 3, idAnoAquaMG_Q_19, whole genome shotgun sequence genomic segment:
- the LOC126574679 gene encoding conserved oligomeric Golgi complex subunit 6 — translation MASTEAKEDYIQQRLNKVLESRIESDRETLDALSDLSSFFTENTLQTRRNLRSQIEKRSLEINQRFLDAFRNVKEVLDGICEDINSMGQSVESMKSQLRSTEAQTKELIQQANTLQEENSKLQVQQKIANGFLSRFQLSVVEHQMLYGAKRDAPITGEFFQVLDRVQSIHTDCRTLMQSGYQTVALDIMEEMTLHQEAALERLYRWTQSHCRNVDSNEMGVLIVEAMARLQERPVLFKYVIDEYSTARRSVVVRSFIDALTIGGPGGNPRPIEMLAHDPKRYIGDMFAYIHQILPPEKESLQLLVRNCDKEDISEQIKSAMVNVSDGVCHPLRVRVETILNAEKDTIVLYSIFNLIKFYQNMINGIVKGGQLEQCMADLQIFSETTYLNSLTFQVKQLLQGPNENRIGLEPPQTDLVPSASVGRLLNLLKEILSVASMVAGSQTDIVKIVGCVIDPLLQSVQESASHLPTTDMAVYLLNSLYQIESVISIYEYMEERLERLRAQSDAQIDTLTSEQASSLVANLNLGPIYTVLQGNASQIDQRHLQMFVTKLEQFLHTPEILLLPQVNLLVSSSHRATVQKRSFNVIIAIYRQIYERINDPANGYANPETILSKTPEQVAELLCG, via the exons ATGGCTAGTACCGAGGCCAAGGAAGACTACATCCAGCAACGGTTGAACAAGGTGCTTGAGTCACGCATCGAATCGGACCGTGAAACGCTCGATGCCCTTTCGGATTTGTCCTCGTTCTTCACGGAAAACACCCTCCAAACGCGCCGAAATCTAAGGAGCCAAATAGAAAAACGGTCTCTGGAGATCAATCAG CGCTTTTTGGATGCGTTCCGTAACGTGAAGGAAGTGCTGGATGGAATCTGTGAGGACATCAACTCGATGGGTCAATCCGTGGAAAGCATGAAATCGCAGTTGCGTAGCACCGAAGCCCAAACCAAAGAGCTGATCCAGCAGGCCAACACGTTGCAAGAGGAAAATAGCAAGCTGCAGGTGCAGCAGAAGATTGCGAACGGGTTTCTGTCTCGGTTTCAGCTTTCCGTCGTTGAACATCAGATGTTGTATGGTGCGAAGCGGGATGCGCCTATAACCGGGGAGTTTTTCCAGGTGCTAGATCGAGTGCAGAGCATTCACACCGACTGTCGCACCCTGATGCAGAGTGGCTATCAAACGGTGGCTCTGGATATAATGGAAGAGATGACGCTGCATCAAGAAGCGGCCCTCGAGCGATTGTACCGATGGACACAGTCGCATTGCCGGAACGTGGATTCGAACGAGATGGGCGTGCTGATCGTCGAAGCAATGGCCAGGCTGCAGGAGAGACCAGTTTTGTTCAAGTATGTCATCGATGAGTATTCCACTGCGCGCCGATCGGTTGTAGTGCGCAGCTTCATCGATGCACTCACGATCGGTGGACCCGGTGGCAATCCGCGACCGATCGAAATGCTGGCTCACGATCCCAAGCGCTACATAGGAGACATGTTTGCGTACATTCACCAAATCCTTCCGCCAGAGAAGGAAAGTCTGCAGTTGCTGGTACGAAACTGCGACAAGGAAGACATCTCGGAACAGATTAAATCCGCCATGGTCAACGTGTCAGACGGAGTTTGCCATCCGCTGCGCGTGCGAGTCGAGACGATACTGAACGCGGAAAAGGACACGATCGTGCTGTATTCCATTTTCAACCTGATCAAGTTTTACCAGAACATGATAAACGGCATCGTCAAGGGAGGACAGCTGGAGCAGTGTATGGCCGATTTGCAGATCTTCTCCGAGACGACATACCTGAATTCACTTACATTCCAAGTGAAACAGCTGCTTCAAGGTCCGAACGAGAACCGGATCGGGCTGGAACCGCCGCAAACTGATCTAGTGCCTTCCGCGAGCGTTGGCCGGCTATTGAACCTTCTGAAGGAGATTCTCTCCGTCGCCAGTATGGTGGCTGGCAGTCAGACAGACATCGTCAAAATAGTGGGGTGCGTTATTGATCCACTGCTGCAATCGGTTCAAGAGTCAGCCTCGCATCTTCCTACCACCGATATGGCAGTGTATCTGCTAAACTCGCTGTATCAAATCGAGAGCGTTATCTCGATCTACGAGTACATGGAGGAGCGGCTAGAGCGACTGCGGGCACAATCGGACGCGCAGATCGATACGCTTACCTCGGAACAAGCATCGTCCTTGGTGGCCAACCTGAATCTTGGCCCGATCTACACCGTGCTACAAGGGAACGCGTCGCAAATCGATCAGCGGCACCTGCAAATGTTTGTG aCTAAACTGGAACAGTTTCTTCACACGCCAGAGATCCTTCTGCTGCCCCAGGTGAACCTgctcgtcagcagcagccaccgggcCACGGTACAGAAACGTTCGTTCAATGTGATAATTGCTATCTACCGACAAATTTACGAACGCATCAATGATCCGGCCAACGGATACGCGAATCCTGAGACGATCTTGTCCAAAACACCGGAGCAAGTTGCGGAACTGTTGTGTGGTTGA